One Psychrosphaera aestuarii DNA window includes the following coding sequences:
- the rmuC gene encoding DNA recombination protein RmuC, whose translation MENFDLQFGQSDIVIGCLVIVLLILLRAVFRGKSEIQALSMQLQEVSLNSQQNLAKVAELEIAVKEQQERALNFQTQTQLSQQQVASLKSEVEGLQTRINERNQTISEQKEQSAQWQQQLHSKQQELMQLNSELTEIKTSLVEKQQHFEQQQAQVEQQRTQLKMEFANLANKILEEKSQSFSQSNKTELDAILRPFKEQVEGFQKRVNEVHSESIKGQATVSSELKKVLEVGMQMTSEANNLATALKGDKKTTGNWGEIQLERTLQLAGLMKDDHYNTQENLVDEEGNRRLPDFVIKLPDDKHIVIDSKVSLVAYDKAIAAETDAEMNSALDEHCNAIKNHINDLFKKDYSNLIGLRSPSFVLMFMPIEPAYIEALKHKKDLFNYGYEKNVILVSHTTLMPILKTVANLWRIEQGNAEAKEISLRAGDIYNQVCIVAERLQKLGKSLNTVSNQYNETVKGLAGKQGLAGKVERFNQLSNKVTKKMPQIEPNHSDFEHERLDLIAEPVSDKSKLNDVKGD comes from the coding sequence GTGGAAAATTTTGACCTCCAATTTGGCCAATCCGATATTGTTATCGGGTGTTTAGTTATTGTTTTACTAATCTTGTTAAGAGCTGTATTTCGTGGGAAAAGTGAAATACAAGCCTTGTCGATGCAATTACAAGAAGTGTCGTTAAACTCGCAACAAAATTTAGCTAAAGTAGCGGAATTGGAAATCGCGGTAAAAGAGCAACAAGAGCGTGCACTAAACTTCCAAACCCAAACGCAATTATCTCAGCAGCAAGTCGCCTCGCTAAAGTCAGAGGTAGAAGGTTTACAAACCCGCATAAACGAACGTAATCAAACGATTAGTGAGCAAAAAGAGCAAAGTGCTCAATGGCAGCAACAACTTCATTCAAAACAGCAAGAATTGATGCAACTTAACTCTGAGTTAACAGAAATAAAAACGAGCTTAGTTGAAAAACAGCAACATTTTGAGCAGCAGCAGGCACAAGTCGAGCAGCAACGTACGCAATTAAAAATGGAATTTGCTAACTTAGCTAACAAAATACTCGAAGAAAAAAGCCAATCCTTTAGCCAGTCTAATAAAACAGAATTAGATGCAATACTGCGCCCATTCAAAGAGCAAGTTGAAGGCTTCCAGAAACGAGTAAACGAAGTTCACAGCGAGTCGATTAAAGGTCAGGCGACGGTGAGTTCAGAATTAAAAAAAGTGCTTGAAGTCGGTATGCAAATGACCAGTGAGGCGAACAACCTTGCAACGGCACTCAAAGGTGATAAAAAAACCACAGGTAACTGGGGTGAAATACAATTAGAACGTACGCTGCAATTAGCCGGATTAATGAAAGACGATCACTACAATACACAAGAGAATCTTGTGGATGAAGAGGGAAATCGTCGATTACCAGATTTTGTTATTAAACTACCCGATGACAAGCATATTGTTATTGATAGTAAGGTATCGCTGGTGGCTTATGATAAGGCGATTGCGGCAGAAACTGACGCGGAAATGAACAGCGCGCTTGATGAACACTGTAACGCAATTAAAAATCATATTAATGATTTGTTTAAAAAAGACTATTCGAACTTGATAGGGTTGCGAAGTCCAAGTTTTGTATTAATGTTTATGCCTATAGAGCCAGCTTATATTGAAGCTTTAAAGCATAAAAAAGACTTGTTTAACTACGGCTACGAGAAAAACGTAATTCTTGTTTCACACACAACATTAATGCCTATCTTAAAAACAGTCGCAAACCTTTGGCGTATTGAACAAGGTAACGCTGAGGCAAAAGAGATTAGTTTACGTGCCGGTGATATTTACAACCAAGTTTGTATTGTTGCTGAGCGGCTACAAAAATTAGGCAAGTCATTAAATACGGTTAGTAACCAATACAATGAGACTGTAAAAGGGCTTGCCGGAAAACAAGGTTTGGCTGGTAAAGTAGAGCGATTTAATCAGCTCTCAAATAAAGTGACGAAAAAAATGCCACAAATTGAACCAAACCACTCGGACTTTGAACACGAACGGTTAGACTTAATTGCTGAGCCGGTTTCAGATAAATCTAAATTAAATGATGTAAAAGGCGACTAA
- the hemN gene encoding oxygen-independent coproporphyrinogen III oxidase, translating into MITEQQWLKKYNVNGPRYTSYPTALEFNQSITDNFQLAAAKGSENKHLSLYFHIPFCFELCFYCGCNKIVSRHQEKSNRYVEMMLKELRARSVALRNKPVNQIHFGGGTPNFLTKEQFQQIFKAINDDFIIEDKAEISVELDVRHVSFSLLTTLRDCGVNRLSFGLQDTNEEVQKAINRQQSNELVSKVLEWSKQLGFESINVDLIYGLPHQSITIFEQTLRDVVAFNPDRISLFSYAHLPSRFASQRKIKDEWLPTPPQKLELMLLANQVLCEQAGYVAIGFDHFAKPSDRLVSAQELGELHRNFQGYTLLADSDLLAIGASAISYIGNVYMQNPKKISDYYDVYDTQNLTTAFISNIEKPSGYSNPFPKLPGRILTHDDLVRADIIKHLMCNFLIKFEYVESKWGVDFLSYFSKELLSLVPFEEDGMLRYSDSEIVINPKARLFVRNICMTFDRYLASQLNQKRYSQVI; encoded by the coding sequence ATGATTACAGAGCAACAATGGCTAAAAAAGTATAACGTCAATGGCCCGCGGTATACGTCATATCCAACCGCACTAGAATTTAACCAATCTATTACTGACAATTTTCAACTTGCAGCAGCGAAAGGTTCTGAAAATAAACATCTGTCGTTATATTTCCATATCCCTTTTTGTTTTGAGCTCTGTTTTTACTGTGGTTGCAACAAAATTGTCTCTAGGCATCAAGAAAAATCGAATCGCTATGTCGAAATGATGCTTAAAGAGCTCAGAGCACGGAGTGTGGCGTTAAGAAACAAACCTGTAAATCAAATTCATTTTGGCGGTGGTACACCAAACTTTCTGACTAAAGAGCAATTTCAACAAATATTTAAAGCCATAAATGATGATTTTATTATTGAAGATAAGGCTGAAATTAGTGTTGAACTCGATGTGCGACACGTGTCTTTTTCACTATTAACAACGCTCAGAGACTGTGGTGTAAACCGACTAAGTTTTGGTTTGCAAGATACTAATGAAGAAGTGCAAAAGGCGATTAACCGACAGCAGTCCAATGAACTAGTATCGAAAGTATTAGAATGGTCAAAACAGCTGGGTTTTGAATCCATAAACGTTGATTTAATTTATGGCCTTCCTCATCAAAGCATTACTATTTTTGAGCAAACATTGCGCGATGTTGTTGCATTTAATCCGGATCGAATATCGCTATTCAGTTATGCACATTTACCTAGCCGTTTTGCCTCTCAGCGAAAAATTAAAGACGAATGGTTACCCACGCCACCGCAAAAACTTGAGTTGATGTTATTAGCGAACCAGGTTTTATGCGAACAAGCGGGTTATGTCGCTATTGGATTTGATCATTTTGCTAAGCCGTCGGACCGTTTAGTTTCTGCACAAGAACTTGGAGAGCTGCATCGAAATTTTCAAGGCTATACGTTACTAGCCGACTCGGATTTATTAGCCATAGGCGCATCGGCAATTAGTTACATAGGCAACGTATATATGCAAAATCCCAAAAAGATCTCAGATTATTACGATGTCTATGACACACAAAACTTAACAACGGCATTTATATCAAATATTGAAAAGCCTTCTGGCTACTCAAATCCGTTTCCGAAGTTACCTGGGCGTATTTTGACGCATGATGACTTAGTAAGAGCAGACATAATTAAACATTTAATGTGTAATTTTTTAATTAAATTTGAATACGTTGAGAGTAAATGGGGTGTTGATTTTTTGAGTTATTTTTCAAAAGAGTTACTTAGCCTGGTGCCATTTGAAGAAGATGGCATGTTACGTTACTCCGACAGCGAAATTGTCATTAACCCAAAAGCAAGGCTGTTTGTTCGTAATATTTGTATGACCTTCGACCGATATTTGGCCAGCCAACTAAATCAAAAACGCTATTCTCAAGTAATTTAA
- a CDS encoding threonine/serine ThrE exporter family protein, which produces MLHKYGTPAYRLEAHLMTLADGLGLRSSFIISPTSMTFVLWTEGHEDEYTHAARVEPGDLDMGSLSRTDDVVDLVLGGELSVEEAQLRLDEIEFMPNPYGRLATGFSFALSGCAFAMLMNTSWNNALWSGLLGIVVYLFILWSERSKGIANMLEPLVAMMSAMGACAIAAYLDPGINIRLAVLSSIIVLIPGLALTIGLQELSARHLVSGTAKIMDAVMMLFKLYFGAFVGVEMGQLMFGEVEFVQSELLPPWTAWLAIFTLGCSLIIAFRTRRRHIVWSLLIGFIAYGSSHYAALSFDLGIGAFLGAFMVGIYGNLFSRLANAPAVIVTMQGLIVLVPGSKTFISLNSYIAGEGFASAETAGQQSLIILMSLVAGLIFANSALPPKKSL; this is translated from the coding sequence ATGCTCCACAAATATGGGACACCTGCATATCGATTAGAGGCGCATTTGATGACGCTTGCCGATGGTCTGGGCCTGCGCTCGTCATTTATAATTTCGCCAACGTCTATGACCTTTGTATTATGGACTGAAGGTCATGAAGATGAATATACCCACGCAGCGCGAGTTGAACCAGGCGATCTTGATATGGGCTCATTATCACGAACGGATGATGTCGTAGATTTGGTGCTTGGTGGTGAACTAAGTGTTGAAGAAGCACAATTGCGCCTCGATGAAATTGAGTTTATGCCGAACCCGTATGGGCGTTTGGCAACCGGCTTTTCATTTGCTTTGTCGGGTTGTGCTTTTGCAATGCTAATGAATACCAGCTGGAACAACGCATTATGGTCCGGCTTACTCGGTATTGTTGTTTACTTATTTATATTGTGGTCTGAGCGATCAAAAGGCATTGCCAATATGCTAGAGCCACTAGTAGCCATGATGTCTGCAATGGGCGCTTGTGCAATTGCTGCTTATTTGGATCCGGGTATCAATATTCGACTCGCGGTATTGTCATCTATTATTGTCTTGATTCCAGGTCTAGCCTTAACTATAGGCTTGCAAGAATTGTCGGCACGTCACCTAGTATCCGGTACAGCAAAAATCATGGATGCGGTAATGATGTTATTTAAGCTGTACTTTGGTGCGTTTGTAGGCGTGGAAATGGGTCAACTTATGTTTGGTGAGGTTGAGTTTGTGCAGTCTGAGCTGCTACCACCTTGGACGGCATGGTTAGCAATTTTCACATTAGGTTGTTCTCTTATAATCGCATTTAGAACTCGACGTCGTCATATAGTTTGGTCACTGCTCATTGGCTTTATTGCCTATGGGTCAAGTCATTATGCCGCTCTATCATTTGATTTAGGCATTGGGGCGTTTTTAGGCGCGTTCATGGTCGGTATTTACGGCAATCTGTTTTCTCGATTAGCGAATGCGCCAGCAGTAATTGTTACCATGCAGGGACTCATTGTTCTCGTTCCCGGCAGTAAAACATTCATTAGTTTGAACTCATATATTGCTGGTGAAGGTTTTGCTTCTGCAGAAACGGCTGGTCAACAATCGCTAATTATTCTGATGTCATTGGTTGCAGGCCTTATTTTTGCTAACTCTGCGCTCCCTCCAAAGAAAAGTCTCTAG
- the ctaD gene encoding cytochrome c oxidase subunit I has protein sequence MSSLESSATDHHDDHEHHGAPKGIMRWLLTTNHKDIGTLYLLFSLLMFFIGGAMAMVIRAELFQPGLQIVEPNFFNQMTTVHGLIMVFGAVMPAFVGLANWMVPMMIGAPDMALPRMNNWSFWILPFAFLILLMSLFMEGGGPAFGWTFYAPLSTTYSGDSTAFFVFSVHIMGISSIMGAINVIVTIFNLRAPGMTFMKMPLFVWTWLITAFLLIAVMPVLAGAVTMVLTDKYFATSFFSAAGGGDPVLFQHIFWFFGHPEVYIMILPAFGIISQIVPTFSRKRLFGYSSMVYATASIAILSFMVWAHHMFTTGMPLAGELFFMYFTMLISVPTGVKVFNWVATMWRGALTFEVPMMFSIAFIVLFTIGGLSGLMLAITPADFQYHDTYFVVAHFHYVLVTGAIFSIMAGAYYWLPKWTGHMFDEGLAKLHFWLSLVSVNVLFFPMHFVGLAGMPRRIPDYATQFADFNAIISIGGFAFGLSQLLFVAVVYKCIKGGEKATDQVWEGAEGLEWEVPSPAPYHTFETPPKIK, from the coding sequence ATGAGTTCTTTAGAAAGTAGTGCAACAGATCATCACGACGACCATGAACACCATGGTGCCCCAAAAGGCATTATGCGTTGGTTGTTAACAACAAATCATAAAGACATAGGTACACTATATCTTTTATTTTCCTTGCTAATGTTTTTCATTGGCGGGGCGATGGCCATGGTTATTCGTGCCGAGCTATTCCAACCGGGTTTACAAATCGTTGAACCCAACTTTTTTAATCAAATGACCACGGTTCACGGTTTAATCATGGTGTTTGGAGCGGTAATGCCAGCATTTGTAGGCTTGGCAAACTGGATGGTTCCTATGATGATTGGTGCGCCAGATATGGCGTTACCAAGAATGAATAACTGGAGCTTCTGGATATTACCATTTGCGTTTTTAATTTTACTTATGTCGTTATTTATGGAAGGTGGTGGCCCTGCGTTCGGTTGGACTTTCTATGCACCATTATCAACGACCTATAGTGGCGACAGTACCGCGTTTTTTGTGTTCTCGGTTCATATCATGGGGATCTCTTCGATTATGGGTGCGATTAACGTCATCGTAACCATTTTTAATTTAAGAGCGCCGGGCATGACCTTCATGAAAATGCCTCTGTTTGTTTGGACTTGGTTAATTACTGCGTTCTTACTGATAGCGGTTATGCCGGTATTAGCTGGTGCGGTAACTATGGTTTTAACCGACAAGTATTTCGCGACGTCATTCTTTAGTGCAGCCGGCGGTGGTGACCCAGTATTGTTCCAGCATATATTTTGGTTCTTTGGTCATCCTGAAGTGTACATTATGATTTTGCCAGCTTTTGGCATCATCTCTCAAATTGTTCCTACCTTCAGTCGTAAGCGCTTATTTGGCTATTCCTCTATGGTATATGCGACCGCGTCTATCGCCATATTATCATTCATGGTTTGGGCACATCACATGTTTACCACTGGTATGCCATTAGCCGGTGAATTGTTCTTTATGTACTTCACTATGCTTATCTCTGTGCCCACAGGCGTAAAAGTCTTTAATTGGGTCGCTACTATGTGGCGAGGAGCGTTAACGTTTGAAGTGCCTATGATGTTCTCTATTGCCTTTATTGTGCTGTTTACTATAGGAGGTTTGTCAGGGTTGATGCTAGCCATTACACCAGCGGATTTCCAATACCATGATACTTATTTTGTGGTTGCGCATTTCCACTATGTACTAGTAACAGGAGCGATCTTCTCCATTATGGCCGGTGCCTACTATTGGCTGCCTAAATGGACAGGTCATATGTTCGATGAAGGTTTAGCCAAGTTACACTTTTGGTTGTCGTTAGTTTCAGTAAACGTGTTGTTTTTCCCAATGCACTTTGTTGGTTTAGCTGGAATGCCTCGCCGTATTCCTGACTACGCGACACAGTTTGCTGACTTTAACGCGATTATAAGTATTGGAGGCTTTGCATTTGGTTTATCTCAACTTCTGTTTGTTGCAGTTGTTTACAAGTGCATAAAAGGTGGTGAAAAAGCAACTGACCAAGTCTGGGAAGGTGCCGAAGGGTTAGAGTGGGAAGTTCCTTCTCCTGCGCCTTATCACACATTTGAGACGCCACCAAAAATCAAATAG
- a CDS encoding cytochrome c oxidase assembly protein: MSVNEANKTAQTKLIKKLVLTVVFMFGFGFALVPLYDVFCDITGLNGKTSNQAATQSTVIDMNRTVTVEFIAHTQGNLPWTFKPEVKRIKVHPGEQHEVNFLVSNQSAGDMVVQAIPSVSPGLAATYFNKIECFCFNHQPLEQGQQASLGLQFYIDPELPPEYSTVTLSYTLFDISDKLEPSAFADLFADSE, encoded by the coding sequence ATGAGCGTAAATGAAGCGAATAAAACAGCCCAAACCAAACTGATTAAGAAGTTGGTATTAACCGTTGTCTTTATGTTTGGCTTTGGTTTTGCGCTCGTGCCTTTGTACGATGTGTTTTGTGATATTACCGGTTTAAATGGAAAAACGAGTAATCAAGCTGCGACCCAATCGACAGTCATTGATATGAATCGAACCGTAACGGTTGAGTTTATCGCTCACACACAAGGCAATTTACCGTGGACTTTTAAACCAGAAGTAAAACGCATTAAAGTCCACCCAGGCGAACAACATGAAGTTAACTTTTTAGTTTCAAATCAATCAGCAGGCGACATGGTGGTACAAGCTATTCCATCGGTAAGTCCGGGGCTTGCAGCAACGTATTTTAATAAAATTGAATGCTTTTGCTTTAATCACCAACCGTTGGAACAGGGTCAACAAGCAAGCTTAGGTTTGCAGTTTTACATTGATCCTGAACTACCACCGGAATATAGCACTGTCACACTGTCATACACATTGTTTGATATTAGTGACAAATTAGAACCGTCTGCGTTTGCAGACTTATTTGCTGATTCAGAATAA
- the coxB gene encoding cytochrome c oxidase subunit II: protein MRLNLTKGVTDVSANVYDLHMIIFYICCVIAILVFGVMFYSMLHHRKSKGVTPANFHESTKVEIIWTAIPFIILIGMAFPATKTLIEMEDTSDADLTVQVTGSQWKWHYKYFDHDLEYYSLLATAPEQIANKRAKSDNYLLEVDRPLVIPTGKKVRFLITSDDVIHSWWVPEFAVKKDANPGFINEAWTKVNEPGVYRGQCAELCGKDHGFMPIVVIAKEQGDFDAWMKQEVEMARIAKEEEQKLLAMNMSYDELMAVGEKAYIANCAACHQVSGEGIPGVFPALKGSKIALEDLGAHIDIVVNGKAGTAMQGYGKQLGLKDLAAIVTYERNAWGNNTGDAVQAAQINAYLTSQ from the coding sequence ATGCGTCTTAACCTTACTAAAGGGGTAACAGACGTGAGTGCAAATGTTTATGATTTGCACATGATCATTTTTTACATCTGTTGTGTGATAGCGATTTTGGTGTTTGGGGTAATGTTCTATTCAATGCTCCATCATCGAAAATCAAAAGGCGTAACCCCTGCAAATTTTCATGAAAGCACCAAAGTTGAAATTATATGGACAGCGATTCCATTTATCATCTTAATCGGTATGGCTTTTCCTGCTACAAAAACACTGATTGAAATGGAAGATACCAGCGATGCTGATCTTACCGTTCAAGTCACAGGCTCTCAGTGGAAGTGGCATTACAAATACTTTGATCATGACTTGGAATATTACAGTTTATTGGCAACTGCACCCGAGCAAATAGCAAATAAACGCGCTAAGTCAGATAATTATCTCCTAGAAGTTGATCGCCCCCTCGTTATTCCTACCGGTAAAAAAGTACGATTCTTAATAACATCAGATGACGTTATCCACTCATGGTGGGTACCAGAATTTGCTGTTAAAAAAGACGCAAACCCAGGTTTTATTAACGAAGCATGGACAAAAGTAAATGAGCCAGGTGTATACCGAGGTCAGTGTGCTGAGTTATGCGGAAAAGATCATGGTTTTATGCCAATAGTGGTTATTGCGAAAGAGCAAGGTGACTTTGACGCTTGGATGAAACAAGAAGTGGAAATGGCGCGCATTGCTAAAGAAGAAGAGCAGAAATTACTAGCTATGAATATGTCTTACGACGAGTTAATGGCGGTTGGTGAAAAAGCTTACATTGCAAACTGTGCCGCGTGTCATCAAGTCTCAGGTGAGGGTATTCCTGGTGTTTTCCCTGCATTAAAAGGCAGCAAGATTGCACTGGAAGACTTAGGGGCACACATTGACATTGTAGTGAATGGTAAGGCTGGCACGGCTATGCAAGGTTATGGCAAGCAACTTGGTTTAAAAGACTTAGCTGCTATTGTCACTTACGAGCGCAACGCTTGGGGTAATAATACCGGCGATGCAGTGCAAGCTGCACAGATCAACGCTTATCTAACAAGTCAATAA
- a CDS encoding phosphate ABC transporter substrate-binding protein translates to MKIKQLVVSFIFCFSCTSIAGNVVVINAENTAKISTSDIKKLYLGKKGAFSNGKKATLATLLAGNSIRESFNIQVLNKNESQYTGYWAKLSFTGRGIAPVEFTSSQEVKRFVSSRPNAMGIIDDKYLDSSLKVVLKF, encoded by the coding sequence ATGAAAATTAAGCAGTTGGTTGTATCATTTATTTTTTGCTTCTCTTGTACATCGATAGCTGGAAATGTGGTGGTTATTAATGCCGAAAATACCGCGAAGATATCAACATCGGATATCAAAAAACTTTACCTAGGCAAAAAAGGCGCTTTCAGTAATGGCAAAAAAGCCACCTTAGCAACCTTGTTAGCAGGCAATTCAATTCGCGAAAGTTTTAACATTCAAGTGCTAAATAAGAACGAGTCACAATATACGGGTTATTGGGCAAAGTTGTCTTTTACAGGTCGTGGAATCGCACCGGTTGAGTTTACAAGCTCTCAGGAAGTAAAACGGTTTGTTAGTTCAAGGCCAAATGCTATGGGTATTATTGATGACAAGTATTTGGATAGCTCGTTAAAAGTAGTACTTAAGTTTTAG
- a CDS encoding cytochrome c oxidase subunit 3 has protein sequence MSSEYQKYYVPAQSPWPIVGAVGLFFIAFGAGGYVNDVTKGESGFSGYLLLAGILTIIFMLVGWFRNVIDESMKGMYSAQMDRSFKQGMSWFIFSEVMFFGAFFGALFYARMFSVPWLGGASNNVSTHEVLWPAFEAIWPLIKTPDGTTTEAMGWTGLPLYNTIILLISSVTLHFAHVGLEQNKRTQLKIGLGVTILLGCIFLVLQVEEYVHAYREMGLMLSSGIYGNTFFLLTGFHGLHVTLGTIMLIIMFFRIVLKEHFTPENHFGFQATSWYWHFVDVVWVCLFIFVYIL, from the coding sequence ATGTCGAGTGAATATCAAAAATATTACGTCCCAGCACAAAGTCCATGGCCAATTGTCGGCGCAGTGGGTTTATTCTTTATTGCATTTGGTGCTGGTGGTTATGTTAATGACGTAACAAAAGGCGAGTCTGGTTTTAGCGGTTATTTATTACTGGCCGGAATTTTAACTATCATTTTTATGTTGGTAGGTTGGTTTCGAAATGTAATAGATGAGTCAATGAAAGGGATGTACAGCGCACAAATGGATCGCTCATTTAAACAGGGAATGAGTTGGTTTATTTTTTCTGAAGTCATGTTCTTTGGTGCTTTTTTTGGTGCGCTATTCTACGCACGAATGTTTTCGGTACCTTGGTTAGGTGGAGCCAGTAATAACGTTAGTACTCATGAAGTACTCTGGCCGGCGTTTGAGGCAATTTGGCCACTTATAAAAACTCCAGATGGCACAACAACAGAAGCAATGGGTTGGACTGGTTTGCCTCTATATAACACCATAATTTTATTAATATCATCGGTTACCTTGCACTTCGCGCACGTTGGTTTAGAACAAAATAAACGTACTCAATTAAAGATTGGCTTGGGTGTCACTATTTTACTTGGCTGTATCTTTTTGGTCTTGCAGGTTGAAGAGTATGTGCATGCGTACCGTGAAATGGGCTTAATGTTATCAAGTGGTATTTACGGTAATACATTCTTCTTGTTAACCGGTTTTCATGGCTTGCACGTCACGTTGGGCACGATAATGTTAATTATTATGTTTTTTAGGATTGTACTTAAAGAGCATTTTACCCCTGAAAACCACTTTGGATTTCAAGCGACAAGTTGGTATTGGCACTTTGTTGATGTTGTATGGGTGTGTCTATTTATCTTTGTTTACATCTTATAG
- a CDS encoding RNA polymerase sigma factor, translating into MFLIQDDKTLIKKALGGSQSAWCKLVKRYEKCVYGYALRMTNNPADALDLMQETFVSVCRNLSDFKHQSSFKTWLLSLAYYRCMDFFRKKKLTFSDDQELDNYESETVDSCPQINLEQLQNSAGLMQMMASLSLEQRLIIELKIFQQLTFEEISDQMGISTNTIKSRFYTGLNKLKLLIEDSDYAA; encoded by the coding sequence TTGTTTTTAATTCAAGACGATAAAACATTAATCAAAAAAGCATTAGGCGGCAGTCAGTCTGCATGGTGCAAATTAGTCAAACGCTATGAAAAGTGTGTTTATGGCTATGCATTGAGAATGACAAATAATCCAGCTGATGCTTTGGATTTGATGCAAGAAACCTTTGTTTCAGTTTGTCGTAATTTATCAGACTTTAAACATCAAAGTAGCTTTAAAACTTGGTTACTGTCATTAGCCTATTATCGATGCATGGACTTTTTTCGTAAGAAAAAGCTTACTTTTAGTGATGATCAAGAGCTTGATAATTATGAGTCAGAAACCGTCGATAGTTGCCCGCAAATAAATTTAGAACAGTTGCAAAATAGTGCCGGCTTAATGCAGATGATGGCATCACTTAGTCTAGAGCAACGACTCATTATAGAACTAAAAATATTTCAACAACTTACATTTGAAGAAATCTCAGATCAAATGGGAATTTCGACAAATACTATTAAGTCCCGTTTTTACACCGGTCTTAATAAATTAAAGCTTTTAATTGAGGACAGTGATTATGCCGCATGA